A window from Mustela erminea isolate mMusErm1 chromosome 17, mMusErm1.Pri, whole genome shotgun sequence encodes these proteins:
- the MEX3A gene encoding RNA-binding protein MEX3A, producing the protein MPSLVVSGIMERNGGFGELGCFGGSAKDRGLLEDERALQLALDQLCLLGLGEPPAPTAGEDGGGGGGGAPAQPAAPPQPAPPPPPAAPPAAPPAAPAAQTPQPPTAPKGASDAKLCALYKEAELRLKGSSNTTECVPVPTSEHVAEIVGRQGCKIKALRAKTNTYIKTPVRGEEPVFMVTGRREDVATARREIISAAEHFSMIRASRNKSGAAFGVAPALPGQVTIRVRVPYRVVGLVVGPKGATIKRIQQQTNTYIITPSRDRDPVFEITGAPGNVERAREEIETHIAVRTGKILEYNNENDFLAGSPDAGLDSRYSEAWRVHPPGCKPLSAFRQNSLGCIGDCAVDSGFEAPRLGEQGGDFGYGGYLFPGYGVGKQDVYYGVAETSPPLWAGQENATPTSVLFSSASSSSSSSAKARAAPPGAHRSPAASAGPELAGLPRRPPGEPLQGFSKLGGGLRSPGGGRDCMVCFESEVTAALVPCGHNLFCMECAVRICERTDPECPVCHITATQAIRIFS; encoded by the exons ATGCCTAGTCTAGTGGTATCTGgaataatggaaagaaatgggGGCTTTGGAGAACTAGGATGTTTCGGGGGAAGCGCTAAGgaccgagggttgctggaagaCGAGCGCGCCCTTCAGCTGGCTCTCGATCAGCTCTGCCTCCTGGGTTTGggggagccccccgcccccacggcGGGCGAGgacgggggaggtggggggggcggcgCCCCCGCGCAGCCGGCCGCCCCCCCGCagccggccccgccgccgccgcccgcggcGCCCCCGGCCGCCCCGCCGGCGGCCCCCGCGGCGCAGACGCCCcagccccccaccgcccccaaaGGGGCCAGCGACGCCAAGCTCTGCGCTCTCTACAAAGAGGCCGAGCTGCGCCTGAAGGGCAGCAGCAACACCACCGAGTGTGTCCCCGTGCCCACCTCCGAGCACGTGGCCGAGATCGTGGGCAGGCAAG GCTGCAAGATTAAGGCTCTGAGGGCCAAGACCAACACGTACATCAAGACGCCGGTGCGCGGCGAGGAGCCCGTGTTCATGGTGACCGGACGGCGGGAGGACGTGGCCACAGCCCGACGGGAGATCATCTCGGCGGCCGAGCACTTCTCCATGATCCGCGCCTCGCGCAACAAGTCCGGCGCCGCCTTCGGCGTGGCTCCCGCCCTGCCCGGCCAGGTGACCATTCGCGTGCGGGTGCCCTACCGCGTGGTGGGGCTGGTGGTGGGCCCCAAGGGGGCCACCATCAAGCGCATCCAGCAGCAGACCAACACGTACATCATCACGCCGAGCCGCGACCGCGACCCGGTGTTCGAGATCACGGGGGCGCCGGGGAACGTGGAGCGCGCGCGCGAGGAGATCGAGACGCACATCGCCGTGCGCACCGGCAAGATCCTCGAGTACAACAACGAGAACGACTTCCTGGCGGGGAGCCCCGACGCCGGGCTGGACAGCCGCTACTCCGAGGCCTGGCGGGTGCACCCGCCGGGCTGCAAGCCGCTCTCCGCCTTCCGCCAGAACAGCCTGGGCTGCATCGGCGACTGCGCCGTGGACTCGGGCTTCGAGGCGCCGCGCCTGGGCGAGCAGGGCGGGGACTTCGGCTACGGCGGCTACCTGTTCCCGGGCTACGGCGTGGGCAAGCAGGACGTGTACTACGGCGTGGCCGAGACCAGCCCCCCGCTCTGGGCGGGCCAGGAGAACGCCACGCCCACCTCGGTGCTCTTCTCCTCCGCCTCCTCGTCCTCGTCGTCGTCCGCCAAGGCCCGCGCCGCGCCCCCGGGGGCGCACCGCTCCCCCGCCGCCTCCGCGGGGCCGGAGCTGGCCGGCCTGCCCAGACGGCCGCCGGGGGAGCCGCTGCAGGGCTTCTCCAAACTGGGCGGCGGCCTGCGGAGCCCCGGCGGCGGGCGGGACTGCATGGTGTGCTTCGAGAGCGAGGTGACCGCCGCCCTGGTCCCCTGCGGACACAACCTCTTCTGCATGGAGTGCGCAGTACGCATCTGCGAGAGGACGGACCCGGAGTGTCCCGTCTGCCACATCACAGCCACGCAAGCCATCCGAATATTCTCCTAA